TTTGAGCAACTGTTCCATTGAACAAGAAAACATCTTGCATAACCATGCTAATATTGTCGTGTAGGGACTTCAAGGTGACATCTCTTATATCTATATCATCAATTTTAATTATTCCGGAATCTGGATCATAAAAGCGATTTAAAAGATACATAATTGTTGTCTTTCCAACACCTGTTGGACCAACAAACGCAACCATTTGTCCTGGCTGAATTTCAAACGAAATATTTTTCAAAACCTGAATTTCAGGATTATATGAAAAAGAGACATTTTCAAAAGTGATTTTTCCTTTAACATTTTTAAGTTCCTGCGCATTTTCTTTTTCTTTAATTTGCGACTCTGTTTGGAGAATCTCAAAAACTCTTTCAGCACCTGCTAAAGCCTGCTGAACGTTTTCAATAACATGAGAAAGTTGTGTTACAGGCTGATAAAACATGCTAAGATATAGAATAAATCCAACAATATCTTGTACGGGCACTTTTCCTCTCAAGGCCATAAGTCCACCAACAGAAACTACTATCACTGTTCCAACAGAGCTTAAAAAACTTACAGTTGGATGAAATAGTGCTGAGAGTTTGAGTGCACTCAAAAGCGCGTATATGTGCCTGTAAATTTTTTCTTTTATTTTTAAAAGCTCTTTTTCTTGCTTGTTAAAAATTTGTATTTCACGGATACCTGAGAGATTATCTTGCAGGTTAGCATTTAAATCTGCCAGAGCTCTTTGTGCTTCTCTAAAATTTGGCAAAATCTTTTTAGCAAACACTGTTCCACTTAAAACAAGAAACGGAATTGGGATTAAAGATAGCGCAGCAAGCACAGGATTTATGATAAAAAGAATAATTGCAACTCCAACAATAATAAAAGCATTTGTAAACAGGTCTGGTACTGCATGAGCAATCAAAACTTCAAAGTTTGCAGTATCGTTTACAACTCTTGACATAAGCTGACCTGTTTGTTTGTCGACAAAATATCCAAAAGATAAGCTCTGAAGTTTTTCATATACCTTTGTTCTCACATCTGCAACTAAATGCCATGCAGCATAGTGTGAAAAATAGCTGTTTAAAAATTGAAATACAATTCTTAAAATGTAAGATAAAATCAATATTAAAGAAATATTAATTATTGTTTTTCTTGCGTTTGGATATTTATCGGCAGCTGTAATTATTCCTGTCAAATCTCTTACAAGCCACGGACCAAGAAGGTTTAATGCTGTGATTGCGAGCATGGAAAAAGCAGCAATAATAAGATATTTCCAGTATGGTCTTGCCATTTTGACAAGTTTAATCAAATACCCCATTCAACCATCTCCTTGAAAAACTTACTCAATGATTTCAAAAAGTCCAAACCCCTGAGAGTTTTTTGAGCCAAGACCGCAATAATATGCAACTTCCATTATTCTTGGGTCAGTTTCAATTGTATAAGAACCAAGCCAGCCTTTTATGGGCGTTTTTTTAAAAAACATGGGTTTAAAATGTGTTTTTTCTTCCACCTTTAATGGTTTCAAATCAAATCTGAAGCTTTTTTCGTCAAAGTCTTTTATTAAAAGCTTGCATTTTTTCATCAGGTTTTGAGAAATGAGGTTATAAAACTCATCCTCAAAGGGAGTAAAAAAGTGCTTGTATTCTGAATTTTCATTTCTGATTGTTTTATACGCGCACATAGGAGATAGCATTTTTATTTTATGAAAACTTGAAAATTTCGGCCTTTTGAGCATATTTGCAGATGTCACATATAGTATATTATCTTTTAGATAGATTTGATCTTTTTTTAAAAGCCCAGTTGAAAACTTTGTAATAAAATCCTCAACAGGCGAGGAGATTATAAGTGAAACCTTTTTGTCAAAAACTATCTTTTTGTTTGAATCATTTCCCACAATTTTAAATGGTCCTTCTAAGCGAGAAAATGAAAAGAGTTTAAAGTTTTTCAAATCAACCTCATATCCCTTATCATGTAAAAATGTTGCATAGATTTTATCATCAATAGTATTGTATATCATGGACTGGACAAAGTAGTTGTAATGAATAGGAAGTTCTATTGGCTTTTGGGATTCAAAGTCTACTTTTATTCGCATATTTTTTCTTCCTTTCATAAGAAAATTTTCTGCTTTTCACAATTATATTTTATTAGAAAAGTCAAGAGTTTGCACCGCAGTTTTTGAAAGAACATATCAAAATTTTAGAGTTTATTTAAATTTTTTAAAGGAGTGTAGATAAAAATCTTTGGAAATGATATGATAAAATTCGAAAATTCAAAGGCAAAAGGAGGTTTTAAAAATGCCAATAACCTTTAACCCACAAACAAACATGTTTTTCATAGAAGCTAAAAACACGAGCTATGTTATAAAGCTTTTCAAAGGAAAGTTTTTATCCCATGTTTACTGGGGCAAAAGAATTAGAGAATTTGAATGGACAGACTTTGATGTGACAGGTGGAAGGGTGTTTGGCCCGACCCCTGACCCACACGACAAATCTTATACTTTTGATACAATGCTTTTAGAATACCCTGCGTATGGCAACTCAGATTTCAGGCACCCTGCATATCAAGTTCAGCAAGAAGATGGTTCTCGTATAACAAACCTTGTTTATAAGGCTCACAGAATCTATGATGGAAAACCAAAACTTGAAGGACTTCCTGCAACATATGTAGAGTCATCTGATGAGGCTCAAACACTGGAAATAGACCTTTATGATGATTTGATTGACTTAAAAGTCACACTGATATATACAGCTTTCAGAGATTATGATGCGATAACAAGAAGCGTAAGATTTGAGAACTTGGGAAAACAAAAGCTCAAAATTCTTCGTGCAATGAGTGCGTGTGTTGACTTTTCAGAAGGGGATTTTGAACTTTTACATCTGTGGGGGGCTTGGGCAAGGGAAAGGTATATTGAAAGAAAAGAGATTATTCATGGTCAGCAGATTATAGAAAGTTCAAGAGGTGAAAGTTCTCATCAGCACAATCCATTCATAGCTCTTGTTAGAAAAGATGCAAATGAAGATTACGGAGATGTGTATGGTTTTTCTCTTGTCTACAGTGGAAATTTTGCTGCAATTGTCGAAAAAGACCAGTACAATTGTGTAAGAGTCACTATGGGAATAAATCCATTTGAATTTACATGGGTTTTAGAACCGCATAGTAGCTTTCAGACACCTGAGGTTGTAATGGTATATTCAGACGAAGGTTTGGGAAAGATGTCTCGCACGTACCATAAGCTTTACAGAAAAAGACTTTGCAGGGGTGTTTGGAGAGATAGACGAAGACCTGTGCTTATCAATAACTGGGAAGCAACGTATTTTGATTTCAATGAAGAAAAGCTTTTAACTTTGGCAAAGGAAGCAAAAGAACTTGGCATTGAACTTTTTGTTCTTGACGATGGATGGTTTGGCAAGAGAGATGATGATACAAGCTCGCTTGGCGACTGGTTTGTTGATAAAAGAAAATTACCAGATGGTTTGGATGGTTTTGGGAAAAAATTAAATGAAATGGGTCTTAAATTTGGACTTTGGTTTGAACCTGAGATGGTCTCGCCAGAGAGTGAACTTTACAGAAAGCATCCTGACTGGTGTTTGCAGGTTAAAGGCAGAACCCTTACCCAAGGTAGAAATCAGTATGTGTTAGACATAACAAGAGAAGATGTAAGAAAAGAAATTTTAAGGATGATGAAAGAGATTTTGAAAACGGCTCCAATTGAATATATCAAGTGGGACATGAATAGACCTTTGACAGAGGCTTATTCTCTTGCTCTTCCACCAGAGAGACAAAAAGAAGTCTTCCATAGATATGTTTTAGGACTATATCAAATGATGGAAGAATTGACAACAGAATTTCCTCATATTTTATTTGAGGGATGTTCTGGCGGTGGTGGAAGGTTTGATCCTGGAATTTTATATTACATGCCTCAGATTTGGACAAGTGACGATACAGATGCAATAGAAAGGTTAAAGATTCAGTTTGGAACAAGCATAGTATATCCTGCATCAACAATGGGGGCGCATGTGTCAATTGTGCCAAACCATCAGGTTGGGAGAATAACCCCAATGAAAACAAGAGGAGTGGTTGCATTATCTGGTGCTTTTGGGTATGAGCTTGACCTGACCAAGCTTTCTCCAGAAGATAAAGAAGAGATTAAAAGACAGATAGAAACTTACAAAGAGATTTGGCATATAGTATTTGAAGGAGAACTTTTCAGATTAATCTCTCCATTTGAAGAAAATGCAGCTGCCTGGATGTTTGTAACTGAAGACAAAAGCGAAGCTGTTGTATTTTATGTTGAGGTTTTGAAAACTCCAAATAAACATCCCAGAAGATTAAAATTAAAAGGTCTTTTGCCTGATAAAAAATATTTGATTAAAGAACTTAATACATCAAAATTTGGCGATGAGCTTATGAATCTTGGTATTTTCATTCCAGAGATGTGGGGAGATTTTAATTCAAAGATGTGGACATTAAAAGCACTTGATTAGCAAGATTTTGGTGTTGTATAATGTTTAAAAAGCAAGAAATGAGTGATTTAGATGATAAGAAAA
The DNA window shown above is from Caldicellulosiruptor owensensis OL and carries:
- a CDS encoding ABC transporter ATP-binding protein translates to MGYLIKLVKMARPYWKYLIIAAFSMLAITALNLLGPWLVRDLTGIITAADKYPNARKTIINISLILILSYILRIVFQFLNSYFSHYAAWHLVADVRTKVYEKLQSLSFGYFVDKQTGQLMSRVVNDTANFEVLIAHAVPDLFTNAFIIVGVAIILFIINPVLAALSLIPIPFLVLSGTVFAKKILPNFREAQRALADLNANLQDNLSGIREIQIFNKQEKELLKIKEKIYRHIYALLSALKLSALFHPTVSFLSSVGTVIVVSVGGLMALRGKVPVQDIVGFILYLSMFYQPVTQLSHVIENVQQALAGAERVFEILQTESQIKEKENAQELKNVKGKITFENVSFSYNPEIQVLKNISFEIQPGQMVAFVGPTGVGKTTIMYLLNRFYDPDSGIIKIDDIDIRDVTLKSLHDNISMVMQDVFLFNGTVAQNIAYGKENATMDEIIQAAKIACAHDFVQNLPQGYDTVIGERGVKLSGGQKQRLAIARAVLKNAPILILDEATSSVDTETEKEIQEAINNLAGTRTILIIAHRLSTVKKADKIIVLKDGEIVEMGTHEELFAKKGLYYHLCSVQLIDENDSLIREV
- the cas6 gene encoding CRISPR-associated endoribonuclease Cas6, translated to MRIKVDFESQKPIELPIHYNYFVQSMIYNTIDDKIYATFLHDKGYEVDLKNFKLFSFSRLEGPFKIVGNDSNKKIVFDKKVSLIISSPVEDFITKFSTGLLKKDQIYLKDNILYVTSANMLKRPKFSSFHKIKMLSPMCAYKTIRNENSEYKHFFTPFEDEFYNLISQNLMKKCKLLIKDFDEKSFRFDLKPLKVEEKTHFKPMFFKKTPIKGWLGSYTIETDPRIMEVAYYCGLGSKNSQGFGLFEIIE
- a CDS encoding alpha-galactosidase codes for the protein MPITFNPQTNMFFIEAKNTSYVIKLFKGKFLSHVYWGKRIREFEWTDFDVTGGRVFGPTPDPHDKSYTFDTMLLEYPAYGNSDFRHPAYQVQQEDGSRITNLVYKAHRIYDGKPKLEGLPATYVESSDEAQTLEIDLYDDLIDLKVTLIYTAFRDYDAITRSVRFENLGKQKLKILRAMSACVDFSEGDFELLHLWGAWARERYIERKEIIHGQQIIESSRGESSHQHNPFIALVRKDANEDYGDVYGFSLVYSGNFAAIVEKDQYNCVRVTMGINPFEFTWVLEPHSSFQTPEVVMVYSDEGLGKMSRTYHKLYRKRLCRGVWRDRRRPVLINNWEATYFDFNEEKLLTLAKEAKELGIELFVLDDGWFGKRDDDTSSLGDWFVDKRKLPDGLDGFGKKLNEMGLKFGLWFEPEMVSPESELYRKHPDWCLQVKGRTLTQGRNQYVLDITREDVRKEILRMMKEILKTAPIEYIKWDMNRPLTEAYSLALPPERQKEVFHRYVLGLYQMMEELTTEFPHILFEGCSGGGGRFDPGILYYMPQIWTSDDTDAIERLKIQFGTSIVYPASTMGAHVSIVPNHQVGRITPMKTRGVVALSGAFGYELDLTKLSPEDKEEIKRQIETYKEIWHIVFEGELFRLISPFEENAAAWMFVTEDKSEAVVFYVEVLKTPNKHPRRLKLKGLLPDKKYLIKELNTSKFGDELMNLGIFIPEMWGDFNSKMWTLKALD